Proteins from a single region of Arcobacter sp. F2176:
- a CDS encoding MBOAT family protein, giving the protein MIFNSLDFVIFFFIFFGFYLFIPKKIRYIFVLVSSYYFYTFNGSDWIYLILGLTIFVYSMGLLITRFNSYKKLILISTLSMLLIVLAYYKYREFIYFGVLDIFDLQIADFKNIKIYDLPLAISFFTFEFIHYIVDVYKGSKPIKNFFTFALFPAFFPTMIAGPIKRYQDFTKQLQHNDAFSLKSEYFSKGFYLILTGLFVKIVFSDYICLPIVDKVYGNLSSASNLDILLAMVGFSFQIFYDFAGYSLIAIGLAKLMGIDIPINFNSPYLAVNVSDFWKRWHITLSQWLRDYLYIPLGGSRTSKIKVYRNLLITMTLGGLWHGAGLNFIIWGMLHGIALVVYHYYSEWRKINIVPNNLIILKHTIAVTITFIFVTCTWVFFRLDSFYDAMFVFNKLLSVGSYNVLLVNANEYKLLFIVGLFTFIGPIMLKKIELIIYELLYLRVIYLNILLLIILVTIPLFKNPVFIYFKF; this is encoded by the coding sequence ATGATTTTTAATAGTTTAGATTTTGTAATATTTTTCTTTATATTTTTTGGATTTTATTTGTTTATTCCTAAAAAAATTAGATATATATTTGTATTAGTATCTAGTTATTATTTTTACACATTTAACGGTTCTGATTGGATATATTTAATTTTAGGATTGACTATATTTGTTTACAGTATGGGATTATTAATTACACGATTTAACAGTTATAAAAAGCTTATTTTAATTAGCACATTATCTATGCTTTTAATTGTTTTAGCATATTACAAATATAGAGAATTTATTTATTTTGGTGTACTTGATATATTTGATTTACAAATAGCTGATTTTAAAAATATTAAGATTTATGATTTACCTTTAGCAATATCTTTTTTTACATTTGAATTTATTCATTACATTGTAGATGTTTATAAAGGTAGCAAACCAATAAAGAATTTTTTTACCTTTGCACTATTTCCGGCTTTTTTCCCAACGATGATAGCAGGTCCTATAAAAAGGTATCAAGATTTTACGAAACAATTACAGCATAACGATGCTTTTTCATTAAAAAGTGAATATTTCTCAAAAGGATTTTATTTAATACTAACAGGATTATTTGTAAAAATAGTTTTTTCAGATTATATTTGTCTTCCTATTGTTGATAAAGTTTATGGAAATTTATCATCAGCATCAAATCTTGATATTTTGTTAGCAATGGTAGGTTTTTCATTTCAAATATTCTACGATTTTGCAGGGTATAGTTTAATTGCTATTGGATTAGCAAAATTGATGGGTATTGATATTCCTATAAATTTTAATTCCCCATATTTAGCAGTCAATGTAAGTGATTTTTGGAAGAGATGGCATATTACACTATCACAGTGGTTGAGGGATTATTTATATATACCTTTAGGTGGATCAAGAACAAGTAAAATAAAAGTTTATAGGAATTTACTCATAACAATGACTTTGGGTGGATTATGGCATGGAGCAGGTTTAAATTTTATAATTTGGGGGATGTTGCATGGAATTGCTCTTGTAGTTTATCATTATTATTCAGAGTGGAGAAAAATTAATATCGTCCCAAATAACTTAATAATTTTAAAACATACTATAGCAGTTACTATAACATTTATATTTGTAACATGTACATGGGTCTTTTTTAGATTAGATTCATTTTATGATGCAATGTTTGTGTTTAATAAATTACTTTCAGTTGGAAGTTATAATGTGTTATTAGTAAATGCTAATGAATATAAATTACTGTTTATTGTTGGATTATTTACATTTATAGGTCCTATAATGTTGAAGAAAATTGAATTAATAATTTATGAACTTTTATATCTAAGGGTGATTTATTTAAATATTTTACTTTTAATAATATTAGTTACTATTCCTCTGTTCAAAAATCCAGTATTTATTTATTTTAAATTTTAG
- a CDS encoding ATP-grasp domain-containing protein, with the protein MKNYNILIFPCGTEIANEAINSLKNHKYFKLHFASSEGISYCNYRDKDISILPYVTADIFEEKLNNLIQNKEINFIIPAHDDVAYVLSILESKLNAKVIGQTQQVNEIVRFKDKTYEYFQNLLPIAKVFENTPAKNSFPIFTKPIKGQGSLDAQRLNTLQEFHTFFSNHKREEFIVMELLTDEEFTIDCFSDKGNVLYFGARTREKTTRGISIQSTFISDISLNKQFEKHATVISKELNLHGIWFFQMKFNKDRELRLLEIGPRVSGTMMLNRSRGINFVELAIYQKLGLKVEVIINDIQLSLARALVPIYKHNIQFDNLYIDFDDTLLLDEKYINTELMKLIFQAKNENKKVYLITKNKKFNLIKTLHKFGITNIFDEIIHIHENDDKTNYMLNNSILIDDSFQERKNAKEKGIYVFGLDNFCILFSNKV; encoded by the coding sequence TTGAAAAACTATAATATTTTAATCTTTCCATGTGGAACTGAAATAGCAAATGAAGCAATAAACTCTTTAAAAAATCACAAGTATTTTAAGTTGCATTTTGCTTCTAGTGAAGGAATTTCTTATTGTAATTATAGAGATAAAGATATCAGTATTTTACCTTATGTTACTGCTGATATATTTGAAGAAAAATTAAACAATCTTATTCAAAATAAAGAAATAAATTTCATTATACCTGCACATGATGATGTTGCTTATGTATTGAGCATTTTAGAGAGTAAATTAAATGCTAAAGTCATCGGTCAAACACAACAAGTCAATGAAATAGTGAGATTTAAAGATAAAACTTATGAATATTTTCAAAACTTACTTCCTATTGCAAAAGTATTTGAAAATACTCCAGCCAAAAATAGTTTTCCAATTTTTACAAAACCTATTAAAGGTCAAGGTTCATTAGATGCACAAAGATTAAATACTCTACAAGAATTTCATACCTTTTTTTCAAACCATAAAAGAGAAGAATTTATTGTAATGGAACTTTTAACAGATGAAGAGTTTACAATAGATTGTTTTTCGGATAAAGGTAATGTATTATATTTTGGTGCTAGAACAAGAGAAAAAACAACAAGAGGAATCTCTATACAATCAACATTTATTTCAGACATAAGTTTAAATAAACAGTTTGAAAAACATGCTACTGTCATTAGTAAAGAGTTAAATTTACATGGAATTTGGTTTTTTCAGATGAAGTTTAATAAAGACAGAGAACTAAGACTGCTAGAAATTGGGCCTAGAGTTTCTGGAACAATGATGTTAAATCGTTCAAGGGGTATAAATTTTGTAGAACTTGCAATTTATCAAAAATTAGGTTTAAAAGTAGAAGTTATAATAAATGATATTCAACTTTCCTTAGCACGAGCATTGGTACCTATTTATAAGCATAATATCCAGTTTGATAATTTATATATTGATTTTGATGACACATTGCTTTTAGATGAAAAATATATCAATACTGAATTAATGAAACTTATATTTCAAGCTAAAAATGAAAACAAAAAAGTTTATCTTATAACAAAAAATAAAAAATTTAATCTTATAAAGACATTACATAAATTTGGAATTACAAATATTTTTGATGAGATTATTCATATTCACGAGAATGATGATAAAACAAACTATATGTTGAATAATTCCATTTTAATAGATGATTCATTTCAGGAAAGAAAAAATGCTAAAGAGAAGGGCATTTATGTATTTGGATTAGATAACTTTTGTATACTATTTTCTAATAAAGTGTAA
- a CDS encoding DegT/DnrJ/EryC1/StrS aminotransferase family protein, translating into MINVTKTYLPNKEKYKKYIDEIYENGWLTNNGPLVQRLEKRLAEYLGVKNIILVSNGTVALEIAYRTLDIKGFAITTPFSFVATTSSLVTNNILPIFADIDQNSFNLDPKNIEKLITPNTSAIVPVHVFGNACEVEEIEQIANKHNLKVIYDAAHAFDVQYKDKSLLNYGDISTLSFHSTKLFHSIEGGALIINDDKLVQKARYLINFGIKNAEEIPHLGTNAKMNEFEAAMGLCVLDDIEEIKAKRKTILETYQSKLKGLVQFQEKKEKATENYSYFPVVFKSEEELLKVQKALNEKQIFPRRYFYPSLDTLDYIEPKQECKISRDISKRILCLPIYAELEKDIQIQIVKIIKENI; encoded by the coding sequence ATGATTAATGTAACAAAAACATATCTTCCAAACAAAGAAAAATATAAAAAGTATATAGATGAAATCTACGAAAATGGATGGCTTACAAACAATGGTCCGTTAGTCCAAAGACTTGAAAAAAGACTTGCTGAATATTTAGGAGTTAAAAATATAATTTTAGTTTCAAATGGTACAGTAGCTCTTGAGATAGCATATAGAACTTTGGATATAAAAGGATTTGCTATTACGACTCCTTTTAGTTTTGTGGCAACTACAAGTTCACTTGTAACAAACAATATTTTACCTATATTTGCAGATATTGACCAAAATTCATTTAATCTAGACCCTAAAAATATAGAAAAGCTCATCACACCAAACACTTCAGCAATAGTTCCTGTACATGTTTTTGGAAATGCTTGTGAAGTAGAAGAAATAGAACAAATAGCTAATAAACATAATCTTAAAGTGATTTATGATGCAGCACATGCTTTTGATGTACAATACAAAGACAAAAGTTTATTAAACTATGGAGATATATCAACTCTTAGTTTTCATTCAACTAAACTTTTTCATAGTATAGAAGGTGGAGCTTTAATCATTAATGATGATAAGTTAGTGCAAAAAGCAAGATACCTTATAAACTTTGGTATAAAAAATGCGGAAGAAATACCACATCTAGGTACTAATGCTAAGATGAATGAGTTTGAGGCAGCCATGGGACTTTGTGTACTTGATGACATAGAAGAAATCAAAGCAAAAAGAAAAACTATATTAGAAACTTATCAAAGTAAACTAAAAGGATTGGTGCAGTTTCAAGAGAAAAAAGAAAAAGCAACAGAAAACTACAGTTATTTTCCTGTAGTTTTCAAAAGTGAAGAAGAACTTTTAAAAGTACAAAAAGCTTTAAATGAAAAACAAATATTTCCACGAAGATATTTTTATCCATCTCTTGATACTTTGGATTATATCGAGCCAAAACAAGAGTGTAAAATATCAAGAGATATAAGCAAAAGAATACTTTGTTTACCTATTTATGCTGAATTGGAAAAAGATATTCAAATACAGATTGTAAAAATTATAAAGGAAAATATTTGA